A part of Pantoea vagans genomic DNA contains:
- a CDS encoding DUF1161 domain-containing protein, whose product MKLQRVLLSAALFALPLMAQASCESVKADISQKIIQNGVPESGFSLDIVANDQVDQAGGQVVGHCENDTQKIVYKRTGRDDEASVPASAGSSQDAPAQ is encoded by the coding sequence ATGAAGCTACAGAGGGTTTTGTTAAGCGCGGCGTTATTTGCTCTGCCGCTGATGGCGCAGGCATCCTGCGAATCGGTAAAAGCCGATATCAGCCAGAAGATTATTCAGAACGGCGTACCTGAATCGGGTTTTAGTCTCGATATCGTTGCCAACGATCAGGTTGATCAGGCGGGCGGTCAGGTCGTCGGACATTGTGAAAACGACACACAAAAGATTGTTTACAAGCGTACAGGCCGTGACGATGAAGCCAGCGTCCCAGCCAGTGCCGGCAGTTCTCAGGACGCGCCAGCACAATAG
- a CDS encoding YnfA family protein, which produces MIKTALLFFITALAEITGCFLPWLWLKKGGSAWLLLPAAASLALFVWLLTLHPAASGRVYAAYGGVYVLTALLWLRVVDGVKLSAWDWSGALIAFSGMLIIVMGWGRG; this is translated from the coding sequence CTGATTAAGACCGCCTTGCTGTTTTTTATTACCGCGCTGGCGGAGATCACCGGCTGCTTTCTGCCGTGGCTATGGCTGAAAAAAGGGGGATCGGCGTGGCTGTTACTGCCCGCTGCGGCGAGTCTGGCGCTGTTTGTCTGGCTGCTGACCCTGCATCCTGCCGCCAGTGGACGGGTCTATGCCGCTTATGGCGGTGTCTATGTGCTGACCGCACTGCTCTGGTTGCGCGTAGTGGATGGTGTGAAGTTAAGTGCGTGGGACTGGAGCGGTGCATTGATTGCCTTCAGCGGCATGCTGATCATCGTCATGGGCTGGGGACGCGGCTAG
- a CDS encoding ABC transporter permease — translation MQNASLARRAGLALLAVVAVIAVLIWGLGWDQLVARKVDLLYLGQQHLFLVFWSMLFALLVGIPSGILLSRPFARRWAEYVMQIFNVGNTLPPLAVLALAMVIIGIGDRPALIALFLASLLPIVRNTFSGLSAVTPSLIEAANGIGMTKWQRLRQVELPNAMPVILSGVRIATAINVGTAPLAFLIGASSFGELIFPGIYLNDFPTLILGAVATALVALVLDMMLAALGRFLSPHAAA, via the coding sequence ATGCAAAATGCTTCACTGGCCCGACGCGCCGGTCTGGCACTGCTTGCAGTGGTCGCGGTGATCGCGGTGCTGATCTGGGGCTTAGGCTGGGATCAGCTGGTCGCACGTAAAGTCGATCTGCTTTATCTCGGGCAACAACACCTTTTCTTAGTTTTCTGGTCAATGCTGTTCGCCCTGCTGGTCGGTATTCCCAGCGGCATCCTGCTTAGTCGCCCGTTTGCGCGTCGCTGGGCCGAGTATGTGATGCAGATTTTCAATGTCGGTAACACCCTGCCACCGCTCGCGGTGCTGGCACTGGCGATGGTTATTATCGGAATTGGCGACCGTCCGGCGCTGATTGCGCTGTTTCTGGCGTCGCTGCTGCCCATCGTCCGCAACACCTTCTCGGGTCTGAGCGCGGTTACTCCGTCGCTGATTGAGGCCGCCAACGGCATCGGCATGACCAAATGGCAACGTCTGCGCCAGGTTGAGCTGCCCAACGCGATGCCGGTGATCCTCTCTGGCGTGCGTATCGCCACCGCCATCAACGTTGGCACCGCGCCACTGGCCTTCCTGATTGGTGCCAGCAGTTTTGGCGAGCTGATCTTCCCGGGTATCTATCTGAATGACTTCCCGACCCTGATTCTGGGTGCCGTTGCGACTGCGCTGGTGGCACTGGTTCTGGATATGATGCTGGCCGCGCTGGGCCGCTTTCTGAGTCCGCACGCTGCGGCCTGA
- a CDS encoding glycine betaine ABC transporter substrate-binding protein: MLTKWIKKSAVALTATLLLSQTAQAAAPLVMATKSFTEQHILSAMTVLWLQKKGFEVVPKRNIATTIGRNALLNKQIDMVWEYTGTSLIIFNHISQPMSSQQAYETVKQLDGKLGLVWLNPAPMNNTYAFAMTQERAKKEGINTMSQLVAKVEQVRQSDPDHNWRLGLDLEFAGRSDGLKPLQKTYNLALDRPQIRQMDPGLVYNAIRDEFVDAGLIYTTDGRVKGFNLKVLEDDKHFFPSYNVTPVVRQDVLASHPGLDSALNQLSAQITNEAITELNKRVDIDHESPEKVARDFLQSKNML; encoded by the coding sequence ATGCTAACGAAGTGGATTAAGAAAAGCGCTGTCGCGCTGACCGCGACGCTGTTGCTAAGCCAGACGGCACAGGCGGCTGCCCCACTGGTAATGGCAACCAAGAGTTTTACCGAGCAGCATATCCTGTCAGCCATGACGGTACTCTGGTTGCAAAAGAAAGGTTTTGAGGTAGTCCCTAAACGCAATATCGCCACCACCATTGGCCGTAACGCGCTGCTGAATAAGCAGATTGATATGGTCTGGGAGTATACCGGTACGTCACTGATTATCTTCAACCACATCAGCCAGCCGATGTCTTCACAGCAGGCGTATGAGACGGTAAAACAGCTGGACGGCAAACTGGGGCTGGTCTGGCTGAACCCGGCGCCGATGAATAACACTTACGCCTTTGCCATGACTCAGGAGCGGGCCAAAAAAGAGGGCATCAATACGATGTCACAGCTGGTCGCGAAAGTTGAACAGGTTCGGCAGTCTGACCCGGACCACAACTGGCGGCTGGGACTGGATCTGGAATTCGCAGGTCGTTCAGACGGCCTGAAACCGCTGCAGAAGACTTACAACCTGGCGCTGGATCGCCCGCAGATCCGTCAGATGGATCCGGGTCTGGTTTATAACGCTATTCGTGACGAATTCGTGGATGCCGGTCTGATCTACACCACCGATGGCCGGGTTAAGGGCTTTAATCTGAAAGTGCTGGAGGATGATAAACACTTCTTCCCAAGCTACAACGTGACGCCGGTCGTGCGTCAGGATGTGCTGGCGAGCCATCCAGGACTGGATAGTGCCCTTAATCAGCTCTCTGCACAGATCACCAATGAGGCGATTACCGAGCTGAACAAGCGGGTCGATATCGACCATGAGTCACCGGAAAAAGTGGCACGTGATTTCCTTCAATCCAAAAACATGCTGTAA
- the osmV gene encoding osmoprotectant ABC transporter ATP-binding protein OsmV, which yields MITLENLTKTFTQKNGTTNKAVDNVSLHVPAGEMCVLLGPSGCGKTTTLKMINRLIPATSGRILINGEDTSTQDTTTLRRNIGYVIQQIGLFPNMTIEENITVVPRMLGWNKKQCHERATELMSMVALDPKKFLHRYPREMSGGQQQRIGVIRALAADPPVLLMDEPFGAVDPINREVIQNEFLDMQRQLKKTVMLVSHDIDEALKLGDRIAVFGQGRIVQCASPDELLATPANEFVGSFVGQDRTLKRLLLVQAGDVTDQQPTITVRRSTPLEEAFGTMDENDMRSITVVDEDGKPLGFVKRREARNVSGRCEEKLHTFKVTGKAEENLRVVLSKLYEHNTVWMPIVDEEGRYSGEISQDYIADYLSSGRTRRRLNP from the coding sequence ATGATTACGCTGGAAAACCTGACGAAAACCTTTACCCAGAAAAACGGCACCACCAATAAAGCCGTCGATAACGTCAGCCTGCATGTGCCAGCCGGTGAGATGTGCGTGCTGCTGGGTCCATCAGGCTGCGGTAAGACCACCACGCTGAAGATGATTAACCGCCTGATTCCGGCCACCAGTGGCCGGATCCTGATTAATGGCGAAGACACCAGTACCCAGGACACAACCACCCTGCGCCGCAACATTGGCTATGTGATCCAGCAGATTGGTCTGTTTCCCAACATGACCATCGAGGAGAACATTACCGTCGTGCCGCGCATGCTGGGTTGGAATAAGAAGCAGTGTCATGAGCGCGCTACAGAGTTAATGAGCATGGTTGCGCTGGACCCTAAAAAGTTCCTGCACCGCTATCCGCGTGAGATGTCCGGCGGTCAGCAGCAGCGTATCGGCGTGATTCGTGCGCTGGCCGCGGATCCACCGGTATTGCTCATGGATGAGCCGTTCGGTGCTGTCGACCCGATTAACCGTGAAGTGATTCAGAACGAGTTTCTGGACATGCAGCGTCAGCTTAAGAAAACCGTGATGCTGGTGAGCCATGACATTGATGAGGCGCTGAAGCTCGGCGATCGCATCGCAGTATTTGGTCAGGGCAGGATCGTACAGTGCGCCAGTCCTGATGAACTGCTCGCGACCCCTGCCAATGAGTTTGTCGGCTCATTTGTCGGTCAGGACCGTACGCTTAAGCGCCTGCTACTGGTGCAGGCTGGTGACGTGACCGATCAGCAGCCGACTATCACCGTGCGCCGCTCGACGCCGCTGGAAGAAGCCTTTGGCACCATGGATGAGAACGATATGCGGTCGATTACCGTGGTCGATGAGGATGGCAAACCGCTGGGCTTCGTGAAGCGGCGTGAGGCGCGAAACGTCAGTGGCCGTTGTGAAGAGAAGCTGCATACCTTTAAGGTCACCGGTAAAGCCGAAGAGAACCTGCGTGTGGTGTTGTCGAAACTTTATGAGCACAACACGGTCTGGATGCCGATTGTCGATGAAGAGGGTCGCTACAGCGGTGAGATTTCGCAGGATTATATCGCGGATTACCTCAGCTCGGGTCGAACCCGTCGTCGTCTGAATCCATAG
- the ydfG gene encoding bifunctional NADP-dependent 3-hydroxy acid dehydrogenase/3-hydroxypropionate dehydrogenase YdfG, whose amino-acid sequence MIIFVTGATAGFGESITRRFIENGHKVIATGRRAERLKALKDELGDSLYTVQLDVRNRAAIEEAVAQLPAEWRNIDVLVNNAGLALGIEPAHKANVEDWENMIDTNTKGLVYMTRALLPQMVERDVGHIINIGSIAGSWPYAGGNVYGATKAFVRQFSLNLRTDLHGTALRVTDIEPGLVGGTEFSNVRFKGDDDKAGQVYEGATALTPEDVTEAVWWVATLPKHVNINSLEMMPVSQTLAGLKVHKP is encoded by the coding sequence ATGATTATTTTTGTCACCGGCGCGACCGCCGGTTTTGGTGAAAGCATCACCCGCCGCTTTATTGAGAACGGTCATAAAGTGATCGCCACCGGACGCCGCGCGGAACGTCTGAAAGCGCTGAAGGATGAGCTGGGCGACAGCCTCTATACCGTGCAGCTGGATGTGCGTAACCGTGCCGCTATTGAAGAGGCGGTGGCACAGTTACCGGCCGAATGGCGCAATATTGACGTGCTGGTTAACAACGCCGGTCTGGCGCTGGGCATTGAGCCTGCGCACAAGGCTAACGTCGAAGACTGGGAAAATATGATCGACACCAACACCAAGGGGCTGGTCTATATGACCCGCGCCCTGCTGCCACAGATGGTGGAGCGGGATGTGGGTCATATCATCAACATCGGTTCCATTGCCGGCAGCTGGCCTTATGCCGGTGGCAACGTTTATGGAGCGACCAAAGCCTTTGTGCGTCAGTTCAGCCTGAACCTGCGTACCGATTTGCACGGCACCGCGCTGCGTGTGACCGACATTGAGCCGGGTCTGGTTGGCGGCACTGAGTTTTCCAACGTGCGCTTCAAAGGCGATGATGACAAAGCCGGTCAGGTCTATGAGGGCGCTACCGCCCTGACGCCGGAAGATGTGACTGAAGCAGTCTGGTGGGTCGCCACACTGCCTAAGCATGTCAATATCAATAGCCTGGAAATGATGCCGGTCAGCCAGACGCTGGCGGGCCTGAAAGTGCATAAGCCGTAA
- a CDS encoding DUF1283 family protein, whose translation MKKMIPAVLMVLLSTAALAATANTNRLIIEDGSSALSNEAARQDKEQWNDTRMLRNKVNTRVEKEFDKTDRAFDTRDKCEQSLNLNAYWEPNTLRCLDRRSGRPVAP comes from the coding sequence ATGAAAAAAATGATCCCTGCCGTGCTGATGGTGCTGCTCTCCACAGCGGCGTTGGCTGCCACTGCGAATACTAATCGTCTGATCATTGAAGATGGCAGTTCTGCGCTGAGCAATGAAGCAGCGCGTCAGGACAAAGAGCAATGGAATGACACGCGTATGCTGCGCAACAAAGTGAACACCCGCGTCGAAAAAGAGTTTGATAAAACCGATCGCGCCTTTGATACCCGCGACAAGTGCGAGCAGAGCCTCAATCTCAACGCGTACTGGGAACCTAACACCCTGCGTTGTCTGGATCGCCGTTCAGGTCGCCCGGTAGCGCCGTAA
- a CDS encoding MDR family MFS transporter, whose product MTDSAQLQTGHRHWILIACMLAMFMAAIEVTIVATAMPTIIADLGGFSQFGWVFSIYLLTQAVSVPLYGRLADMVGRKTMFFVGTSIFLVGSVLCGFAHTMTWLILFRAFQGLGAGAIMPLSSTIVADIYSPRERASVQGWLSSVWGVAAIVGPLTGAWLVQHFSWSVIFWVNLPIGLISMLMLARWLPAHQKEESSQPLNLAGSSWLMLCVTALLIALLQAEQLGLWLVPFLLFSLFAGWQLKRHEQRAAAPLFPLVIWRSRLIVAGNAGNLIIGAAMMGISAFLPTWIQGISGGSPLQAGSVLAMMSIGWPLASTLSGRLMLHTSYRFTAQLGALLLVAGSALLLFLQPASSLYQAGFTAFLIGTGMGMTSTTFLVSVQNQADYQIRGICTASIMFSRMMGSAVGTAIMGAVLNLNLQWRLPQVQDPVQQIMSEPSRQQLQPENLQQMVAAIAASLHWVFVVALVIALFAVGVAWMMPRQRPEQAE is encoded by the coding sequence ATGACTGACAGCGCACAACTCCAGACCGGACATCGCCACTGGATCTTAATCGCCTGCATGCTGGCGATGTTTATGGCGGCCATTGAAGTCACGATTGTGGCCACCGCGATGCCGACCATCATTGCTGACCTTGGCGGTTTTTCGCAGTTTGGCTGGGTCTTCTCCATCTATCTGCTGACGCAGGCGGTCAGCGTGCCGCTCTATGGGCGGCTGGCGGATATGGTGGGGCGCAAAACGATGTTTTTTGTCGGCACCTCGATTTTCCTGGTGGGATCGGTGCTGTGTGGCTTCGCCCATACCATGACCTGGCTGATCCTTTTCCGGGCCTTTCAGGGCCTTGGCGCGGGGGCCATCATGCCGCTCAGCTCCACCATCGTGGCCGACATTTACTCGCCGCGTGAACGCGCCAGTGTGCAGGGCTGGCTCTCCAGTGTCTGGGGTGTGGCGGCGATAGTGGGGCCGCTGACCGGCGCCTGGCTGGTGCAGCATTTTAGCTGGTCGGTGATTTTCTGGGTCAATCTGCCGATTGGCCTGATCAGCATGCTGATGCTGGCACGCTGGTTACCGGCGCATCAGAAAGAGGAGTCATCGCAGCCGCTGAACCTGGCGGGCAGCAGCTGGCTGATGCTCTGTGTGACGGCCCTGTTGATTGCACTGCTGCAGGCGGAACAGCTGGGCCTCTGGCTGGTGCCGTTCCTGCTTTTCTCTCTGTTCGCGGGCTGGCAGCTCAAGCGTCACGAGCAGCGTGCTGCGGCACCGCTGTTTCCGCTGGTGATCTGGCGCAGCCGGCTCATTGTGGCAGGCAATGCGGGTAACCTGATTATCGGGGCGGCGATGATGGGCATCAGCGCGTTTCTGCCCACCTGGATTCAGGGTATCAGCGGCGGCTCACCGTTACAGGCGGGCAGTGTGCTGGCAATGATGTCGATTGGCTGGCCGCTGGCCAGCACGCTGAGTGGCAGATTGATGCTTCACACCTCCTACCGCTTTACTGCCCAGCTCGGCGCGCTACTGCTGGTCGCCGGCAGTGCCCTGTTGCTGTTCCTGCAGCCCGCCAGCTCCCTCTATCAGGCGGGCTTCACGGCGTTTCTGATTGGCACCGGCATGGGGATGACCAGCACCACCTTCCTGGTCTCTGTGCAGAACCAGGCGGACTATCAGATCCGCGGCATCTGTACCGCCTCTATCATGTTCAGCCGGATGATGGGTTCGGCGGTGGGGACGGCGATTATGGGGGCGGTGCTGAATCTTAATCTGCAGTGGCGTCTGCCGCAGGTGCAGGATCCGGTGCAGCAGATTATGTCCGAGCCCAGCCGCCAGCAGTTGCAGCCGGAAAACCTGCAGCAGATGGTCGCAGCGATAGCCGCATCCCTGCACTGGGTGTTCGTGGTAGCCCTGGTGATTGCTCTGTTTGCGGTGGGAGTGGCATGGATGATGCCGCGTCAGCGGCCGGAACAGGCGGAATAA
- the osmW gene encoding osmoprotectant ABC transporter permease OsmW, protein MDTLHYIMDNWSTLLTLSWQHSWLVLVAVGLAIVIGVPLGILIVRVRWLATPILGIATVVLTIPTIALFGLMIPLFSLIGQGIGALPAITAVFLYSLLPIVRNTHTALENLPDGLREAGRGIGMTFWQRLRWVEIPMALPVIFGGIRTAVVMNVGVMAIAAVIGAGGLGQLLLDGISGSDIRMLIAGALMICLLAIFLDWLLHRLQQALTPKGIR, encoded by the coding sequence GTGGATACCCTTCACTACATCATGGATAACTGGAGCACCCTGCTCACCCTGAGCTGGCAGCACAGCTGGCTGGTGCTGGTTGCGGTTGGTCTGGCCATCGTGATTGGTGTGCCGCTGGGCATTCTGATCGTGCGCGTCAGATGGCTGGCTACACCGATTCTCGGTATCGCCACCGTAGTATTGACCATTCCGACTATTGCGCTGTTTGGTCTGATGATCCCGCTGTTTTCGCTGATCGGTCAGGGCATCGGCGCGCTGCCAGCGATTACCGCCGTGTTCCTCTACTCGCTGCTGCCGATTGTGCGCAATACGCATACCGCGCTGGAGAATCTGCCGGACGGTCTGCGTGAAGCCGGTCGCGGCATCGGCATGACCTTCTGGCAGCGTCTGCGCTGGGTTGAAATCCCGATGGCGCTGCCGGTAATTTTCGGCGGCATCCGAACCGCCGTGGTGATGAACGTTGGCGTGATGGCGATTGCCGCCGTCATTGGCGCGGGCGGTCTGGGCCAGCTGCTGCTGGATGGTATCAGCGGCAGTGATATTCGTATGTTAATTGCCGGCGCATTGATGATTTGTCTGCTGGCTATTTTTCTTGACTGGCTGCTGCACCGTTTGCAGCAGGCGCTGACTCCAAAGGGGATTCGATAA